The DNA region TCGGGCCGGGCGCGTCTTCGTCGGTCAGCCCCAGATACACCCGACCGAGTTGCTCGGGCATCGCGAAGACGAACCGGTTCAGCTCGCCGGGGATCGGAACCGTCAGTGCCGCAACAGGATTTCCGAAGGCTGCGGCGTCGAAGACCAGATGAGTCCCGCGACTGGGCCGCAGCGTGACGGACGGGTCGACCTCGCCTGCCCACACCCCGGCAGCGTTGAGGACCGCCCGAGCCCGCACCACCAGCGATTCGCCGGTGAGGGTATCGCTGAGGGTGGCCGAAGTGCCGGACGCCTGCACCGCGGCCACCCGCGTGAGCACCATCGCACCGTGCTGGGCCGCCGTCCGCGCCACGGCGGTGACCAGGCGGGCATCGTCGATGAGTTGGCCGTCGTAGGCCAGCAACGCGCCGTCGAGTCCGTCACGGCGTACCGTCGGGGCCAGTTCGGCGGCCCGTCGCGCGTCGACCCGGCGTGACCGGGGCAGCACCGAGGCCGGCGTTCCGGCCAGCCTGCGCAGACCGTCGCCGGCAGCGAAACCGAACCGCACCAGCGCCCGAGACGCAATGCTCATCTGCGGCAACAACGGCACCAGCTGCGGCATCGCATGTACCAGGTGCGGTGCGTTGCGCGACATCAGCAACCCTCGCTCGACCGCGCTGCGGCGCGCGATGCCGACGTGCCCACTGGCCAGATAGCGCAAGCCGCCGTGGACGAGTTTGGAGCTCCACCGACTGGTCCCGAACGCCAGGTCGTGCTTCTCGACCAACGCGACCGCCAACCCCCGACTGGCCGCGTCCAGCGCAATCCCGGCTCCGGTGATCCCGCCACCGATCACCAGCACGTCGAGCGGAGCGCCGTCGCCGAGGCGCTGCAAGTCGGCACGACGTCGGGCGGCATTCAACGCTGAGGGGTCGGTCATGGTTTCAGGTATCCGTTCAGAGCCACACCCAATTCGGTATCGAGTGCGTCGGCATCGAGCAGGCCGTCGACCAGCTGCACCGATTGAATGGTCGACTGCGTGATCAGCAGGCACATCGCGGCCATCCCCCGCGGATCGCCGGGACGGACGCTGCCCTCATCCTGGCCGGCCTTGATCGCGTCGGCCAGCGCGTCGATGACGATCTGCTGACTGGTGCCGAGCCGGTCGGCGATGTAGGTCATCGCGATGGCCGGTGCGTTGCGTAGGACCGACATCACCACCTCGTCGTCGCGCAGATGCCGCGCCACCGCGACCACCCGGGCCACCGTGGCGTCGCGGCTGATTCCTTTCTCGGGCACGGCGTCGAGCACCCCGGCGATCCGCACGGTCAACAGCTCGGCGATCACCCAGCGGATGTCGGGCCAGCGGCGGTAGATCGTGGGACGGCTGACCCGGGCCCGCCGTGCGATCTCGGTCATCGTCACCCGGTCCACGCCATAGGTCAGTACGCAGGCGGCAGCCGCGTCGAGGATGCGCTCCTCGACAGTGGACACTGAGTTACGGATTGACATCATCTGTAATACTGTAACTCATGAATCCCGCAGCAGCGCAGCCGAGCGACCCGCCGATGCAGTGGAACGGCTGGGGCGACCCCGCGTTGGCCAAACCGCTTTCACCCGGAATTCGCGGCCTGCTCAGCGAGGCCCTGGGAATCGACGCCGCCGACGTCGCGCAGCCCCGTCTCGATCAGGTCCGGCTGCGCCCCTCGGCGTTGTCCGCGGCCGATCGGGCCGGGTTGGGCGCGCTGGTCGGCGCCGAGCACATGATCGTCGACGACCACGGCCGGCTGTTGCGGGCCGGCGGCAAATCCACGTTGGACCTGCTGCGCCGCAAGGACTTCGGCGTGCAGGATGCTCCGGATGCGGTGCTGCTGCCGGGCACCGAACAGGAGGTGGCCGACCTGCTCGCCTACTGCGCCGACCACAGCATCGCCGTAGTGCCGTTCGGCGGCGGGACCAGCGTGGTCGGCGGGCTCGATCCGGTGCGCGGTGACTTCAAGGCCGTGGTGTCGCTGGACCTGCGCCGGCTCGATCAGTTGCACAGCCTCGACGAGGTGTCCTGGGAGGCCGAGCTCGGCGCCGGTGTGACCGGACCGCTCGCCGAGCAGCTGCTCGGCGAGCGCGGATTCGCGTTGGGCCACTATCCGCAGAGCTTCCGGTTCGCCACCATCGGCGGCTTCGCGGCCACCCGTTCGTCGGGCCAGGACTCGGCAGGTTAC from Mycobacterium sp. SMC-4 includes:
- a CDS encoding glycerol-3-phosphate dehydrogenase/oxidase, producing MTDPSALNAARRRADLQRLGDGAPLDVLVIGGGITGAGIALDAASRGLAVALVEKHDLAFGTSRWSSKLVHGGLRYLASGHVGIARRSAVERGLLMSRNAPHLVHAMPQLVPLLPQMSIASRALVRFGFAAGDGLRRLAGTPASVLPRSRRVDARRAAELAPTVRRDGLDGALLAYDGQLIDDARLVTAVARTAAQHGAMVLTRVAAVQASGTSATLSDTLTGESLVVRARAVLNAAGVWAGEVDPSVTLRPSRGTHLVFDAAAFGNPVAALTVPIPGELNRFVFAMPEQLGRVYLGLTDEDAPGPIQDVPEPTSDEITFLLDTVNTALQTTLDRADVIGAYAGLRPLIDTGSGRTADVSREHAVTESPSGVISVIGGKLTEYRYMAEDVLDRAIALRGLTARRCRTRNLPLVGAPSNPVSAQRSSTTLPASLVARYGAEAPNVMARAACARPADSVAEGIDVTRAEFAYAITHEGALTIDDILDRRTRIGLVAADRDAATESAAEILAALS
- a CDS encoding TetR/AcrR family transcriptional regulator; protein product: MMSIRNSVSTVEERILDAAAACVLTYGVDRVTMTEIARRARVSRPTIYRRWPDIRWVIAELLTVRIAGVLDAVPEKGISRDATVARVVAVARHLRDDEVVMSVLRNAPAIAMTYIADRLGTSQQIVIDALADAIKAGQDEGSVRPGDPRGMAAMCLLITQSTIQSVQLVDGLLDADALDTELGVALNGYLKP